In Vibrio pelagius, a single window of DNA contains:
- a CDS encoding sarcosine oxidase subunit delta: MFLIYCPHCREFREEEEFQPKGQAHISRPVDPDNCTDEEWGEYLFFRKNPRGLHHELWVHSAGCRKFFNITRDTQTYEIKEVYKIGEQPSLVAG; this comes from the coding sequence ATGTTTTTGATTTATTGCCCTCACTGTCGTGAGTTTCGAGAAGAAGAAGAATTTCAACCAAAAGGCCAGGCGCATATATCTCGTCCGGTAGACCCGGATAACTGTACTGATGAAGAGTGGGGAGAATACTTATTCTTTCGTAAAAACCCTCGTGGTCTTCATCATGAGCTTTGGGTGCACTCAGCGGGCTGTCGTAAGTTTTTTAACATAACACGTGATACTCAAACGTACGAAATCAAGGAAGTGTACAAGATTGGAGAGCAACCTTCATTGGTTGCAGGTTAA
- a CDS encoding carbohydrate ABC transporter permease, whose protein sequence is MIISEVPRAFRQPLSLKLTTNTLLAAWVLIASFPLVWIAVMSFKLPMDSFANNPLQVLMGFETLQSVGGISTFQVMLWASFAYLVFKAPAKYGTKLVDYLSTRSDTPRPQWISYSLASAVYVLAIVIGAFVVIPAMNFMATFTLGSIPFIGGLVEPIIGFTWQHYQAVWLENGFYNQFTNSMIVTAGVVCISLSIGTLAGYALSRTNSNLAFWLLIIALILRALPHSVLVAGYLPAFINSSEILAPLWESAWTGWFFGLFSDAAPTLYGKPMAIIIVLVAINQPFTIWMLRSFFQNIPQDLDEAAMVDGCTRFEAFRRAVLPVAWPGIITAGLFSFLLGYNDFLVTSLLLDAQSQTMVPAISQYFNRETTMTDQVEAVAAAVSITAPLFLLVIVFQKQIVSGLTQGAVKG, encoded by the coding sequence ATGATTATTTCAGAAGTACCACGAGCGTTTCGTCAGCCTCTTAGCTTGAAATTGACCACGAATACACTTTTAGCAGCCTGGGTTTTAATTGCTTCCTTCCCATTGGTGTGGATAGCGGTAATGTCGTTCAAACTACCAATGGATTCATTTGCCAATAATCCATTACAAGTATTGATGGGTTTCGAAACCTTGCAGAGTGTCGGTGGAATATCGACATTTCAAGTGATGCTTTGGGCAAGCTTTGCCTACCTTGTGTTCAAAGCGCCAGCCAAGTATGGTACCAAGTTAGTGGACTATTTATCGACCAGAAGTGACACACCACGTCCACAGTGGATAAGCTATTCACTTGCTTCAGCTGTGTACGTTCTAGCGATTGTAATCGGAGCATTTGTTGTGATTCCTGCTATGAACTTTATGGCGACATTTACGCTCGGATCGATCCCTTTCATTGGTGGTCTAGTAGAACCGATCATTGGTTTTACTTGGCAACACTATCAAGCAGTATGGCTAGAGAATGGCTTTTACAATCAATTTACGAACTCAATGATTGTTACAGCGGGTGTCGTTTGTATATCGCTATCGATAGGTACACTAGCAGGCTATGCGTTGTCCCGTACCAATTCAAACTTGGCTTTCTGGCTTTTGATAATCGCCTTGATCTTACGCGCGCTGCCTCACTCAGTACTCGTTGCGGGCTACTTACCAGCATTTATCAATTCAAGCGAGATCTTAGCACCGCTATGGGAGAGTGCTTGGACAGGATGGTTCTTCGGACTGTTTAGTGACGCTGCGCCAACACTTTATGGTAAACCAATGGCGATTATCATTGTGCTTGTCGCCATCAACCAACCATTCACAATTTGGATGTTACGCTCATTTTTCCAAAATATCCCGCAAGATCTCGACGAGGCAGCAATGGTCGATGGTTGCACTCGCTTTGAAGCCTTCCGACGTGCTGTACTTCCAGTCGCCTGGCCTGGAATCATCACTGCAGGGCTATTCTCGTTCCTATTGGGGTACAACGATTTCCTTGTAACCTCGCTACTATTGGACGCCCAGTCACAAACTATGGTGCCAGCAATTAGCCAATATTTTAATCGAGAAACCACAATGACAGACCAAGTAGAGGCGGTTGCCGCTGCAGTGTCAATTACAGCACCTCTCTTCTTGTTGGTTATCGTGTTCCAAAAACAGATTGTATCGGGCCTAACTCAAGGCGCAGTTAAAGGTTAA
- a CDS encoding carbohydrate ABC transporter permease gives MRRSTFLAFIAPSIFMMVFFIAAPLVSVFWQSLHVTKPVFEEVKIEKCSPGFMEQICTTEITSRPTFDSEGKPIQVTEFVGLDSYREMLQPERVVAALTGEGESISSIFSIDFYKALRFTLTFTLITLPLVLGLGLALAIAVHNTVKSLRGPIIFISLLPFIITPVIGALSIRWLFVSDGILSAGINHLLGYEFAMFAQSWTIEILMMFYRVWHVAPFAFIIFYAGLQSVNQDTLDAAIVDGASRWERTRSVIIPHLMPLIIFVSMVHLMDAYRVFEEVIGFSSEAHVISLQWLTFDLLTPDNTGNRSISRASASSMLTLVGIVLLLIPVLQRTWRDHKRS, from the coding sequence ATGCGACGCAGTACCTTTCTGGCATTTATTGCCCCTTCAATTTTTATGATGGTGTTTTTTATTGCCGCACCACTGGTGAGTGTTTTTTGGCAAAGTCTACATGTGACCAAGCCTGTTTTTGAAGAAGTGAAAATTGAAAAGTGCTCCCCAGGCTTTATGGAGCAAATCTGTACCACCGAAATCACAAGCCGACCAACATTTGATAGTGAAGGTAAACCAATTCAAGTTACCGAATTTGTTGGTCTCGATAGCTATCGAGAGATGCTACAGCCAGAACGTGTTGTGGCTGCATTAACCGGAGAAGGTGAAAGCATATCAAGTATATTTTCCATCGACTTCTACAAAGCACTACGCTTTACCCTAACTTTTACCCTCATCACCCTGCCGTTGGTACTTGGTTTAGGATTGGCATTGGCGATTGCGGTTCACAACACCGTTAAATCTTTACGTGGCCCAATTATCTTTATCTCGTTACTGCCGTTTATCATAACGCCTGTAATTGGTGCGCTATCAATCCGTTGGTTGTTTGTCAGCGATGGTATTTTGAGTGCAGGGATTAATCATTTGCTGGGTTATGAGTTTGCGATGTTTGCACAATCGTGGACCATTGAAATACTCATGATGTTTTATCGTGTATGGCATGTGGCTCCTTTTGCTTTCATCATTTTCTATGCCGGGTTGCAATCAGTCAATCAAGACACATTAGATGCTGCGATTGTTGACGGTGCTTCACGCTGGGAACGCACACGCTCGGTCATTATTCCCCACTTAATGCCGCTCATTATTTTCGTTTCGATGGTGCATTTAATGGATGCATACCGAGTGTTTGAAGAAGTGATCGGGTTTAGCAGTGAAGCTCATGTGATTTCATTGCAGTGGCTGACGTTTGACCTACTCACACCGGACAACACGGGTAACCGTTCGATCTCGCGTGCTTCAGCTTCTTCCATGCTGACTCTAGTGGGCATTGTATTGCTGCTGATTCCAGTACTACAACGTACTTGGCGCGATCACAAACGTAGTTAG
- a CDS encoding DUF2391 family protein, with protein MSKSFNLEDAGQIFVGAFALAVPISFSEEAWQLGESLPTTNLALLSLLSCLFLSIYAFESVYQRNISGRVIEFVLRITIAYILTMMVVALVLLCIDKLPVIDSPLVALKRVIVITMPASMGAIIVDGFDKE; from the coding sequence GTGTCAAAGAGTTTTAACCTTGAAGATGCCGGACAAATTTTTGTTGGCGCATTTGCTCTCGCTGTGCCTATCTCGTTTTCTGAGGAAGCCTGGCAGTTAGGAGAAAGTTTACCTACGACCAACCTAGCGTTACTTTCTCTCCTATCATGCCTGTTCTTATCAATTTATGCTTTTGAGAGTGTTTACCAAAGAAATATCAGCGGCAGAGTCATAGAATTTGTATTGCGTATCACGATTGCCTATATATTGACCATGATGGTCGTCGCTTTAGTACTACTGTGCATTGATAAACTTCCTGTAATTGATTCTCCTTTGGTCGCGTTAAAACGAGTCATCGTTATCACCATGCCAGCATCAATGGGCGCCATTATTGTTGATGGTTTTGATAAGGAATAA
- a CDS encoding sarcosine oxidase subunit beta family protein, translating into MQHYSGFGLIKHAFSHHENWQSVWRNPTPKKKYDVIIIGGGGHGLATAYYLAKEHGITNVAVIEKGYLGGGNTARNTTIVRSNYLWDEAAFLYEHSLKLWDGLSQDLNYNVMFSRRGCLNLGHTLQDMRDIERRVAANRLNGIQGEVLDTQQVKELVPHLDCSTNTRYPILGASWQENAGVARHDAVAWGYARGADSMGVDLIQQTEVVDMIIEDGAVVGVKTNRYGNIMADTVGCVVAGNSGVLAKMAGFDLPLESHPLQALVSEPIKPILDTVVMSNHVHGYISQSDKGDLVIGAGIDGYNGYGQRGSYSTIEHTVQAIIEMFPIFSRVRMNRQWGGIVDTTADACPIISKTPVKNLFFNCGWGTGGFKATPGSGNVFAASLAKGEMHDLAKPFSMFRFNSGALIDEHGAAGVAH; encoded by the coding sequence ATGCAGCATTATTCTGGTTTTGGGCTAATTAAACACGCATTTTCACATCATGAAAATTGGCAAAGTGTTTGGCGCAATCCTACTCCAAAAAAGAAATATGATGTAATTATTATCGGTGGCGGTGGTCATGGTTTGGCTACTGCATATTATCTAGCAAAAGAACACGGTATTACCAACGTCGCTGTTATAGAAAAAGGTTATTTAGGCGGGGGAAATACAGCACGTAACACCACAATCGTACGCTCTAACTACCTATGGGACGAAGCAGCATTCTTGTATGAACATTCATTGAAGCTGTGGGATGGCTTATCACAAGACCTAAATTACAACGTAATGTTTTCTCGTCGCGGTTGTCTGAACCTTGGACATACCCTACAGGATATGCGTGATATTGAACGTCGTGTTGCAGCCAACCGTCTAAACGGTATTCAAGGTGAAGTACTTGATACACAACAAGTAAAAGAGCTTGTGCCCCATTTGGATTGTTCTACTAACACTCGATATCCGATCCTTGGCGCGTCATGGCAAGAAAATGCAGGTGTAGCTCGTCACGATGCGGTTGCTTGGGGTTACGCTCGTGGTGCCGATAGCATGGGCGTTGACCTCATTCAGCAAACAGAAGTTGTCGATATGATAATCGAAGATGGAGCAGTCGTAGGTGTTAAGACTAATCGTTACGGTAATATCATGGCTGACACAGTAGGCTGCGTGGTCGCGGGTAACTCTGGTGTATTGGCGAAGATGGCTGGATTCGATTTGCCATTAGAGTCTCACCCATTGCAGGCACTAGTATCGGAACCGATCAAACCGATCTTAGATACGGTAGTTATGTCGAATCACGTTCATGGTTATATCAGTCAGTCAGATAAAGGTGACTTGGTAATCGGTGCGGGTATTGATGGCTACAATGGCTACGGGCAACGTGGCTCTTACTCTACTATCGAGCACACAGTACAAGCCATCATCGAAATGTTCCCAATATTTTCTCGCGTCAGAATGAACAGGCAGTGGGGAGGCATAGTGGATACGACTGCCGATGCATGTCCAATCATCTCTAAAACGCCAGTGAAAAACTTATTCTTTAACTGTGGTTGGGGAACTGGTGGCTTCAAAGCAACACCTGGTTCAGGCAACGTTTTCGCTGCAAGTTTGGCTAAAGGTGAAATGCATGACTTAGCAAAACCATTTTCTATGTTCCGCTTTAATTCTGGAGCTTTGATTGATGAACACGGTGCTGCGGGCGTAGCGCATTAA
- a CDS encoding ester cyclase — translation MSTSPSIKSAKKLIKQLWKHLAHPESQYLLPNKAAFSNDVDFYGPQPIGQLSGVEAVFQSVYQPLARTFPQIQRKDYLFLGGEFEGGTWVVSAGEFVGTMQAPYVGIPPAKQPVRFRFGEFYKVVDQQIVEILCLFDILGLSAQAGFPLLPPFEGRSEVAPGPALDNGLCYEDQDPDESRKTLELVEDMLGGCNRLKGSQLASMGMADFWHEDMVWHGPWGVGSCYGFEEFQKYAQGPSVASFPGRTGGYHRARIADGLTAAFTGWPSLKGHFTGKPFRGFQPTGGAIGMNIMDFYVRRDDKLHENWVLIDLIEFGQQCGVNLLDKLPKSTNELVEEI, via the coding sequence ATGTCTACTTCACCATCAATAAAAAGTGCCAAAAAGCTCATCAAGCAGCTTTGGAAACATCTCGCTCATCCGGAATCACAATATCTTCTGCCAAACAAAGCAGCCTTCTCTAACGACGTTGACTTTTACGGCCCACAGCCGATTGGACAACTCTCCGGAGTTGAAGCAGTTTTTCAAAGCGTTTATCAGCCATTAGCGAGAACATTTCCACAAATACAGCGCAAAGATTATCTGTTTTTAGGTGGTGAGTTTGAAGGTGGGACTTGGGTGGTTTCAGCAGGGGAGTTTGTTGGAACAATGCAAGCGCCTTATGTTGGTATCCCACCGGCTAAACAACCCGTACGGTTTCGCTTTGGCGAGTTTTATAAGGTCGTTGATCAGCAGATTGTAGAAATACTCTGCCTGTTTGACATTCTCGGACTATCCGCACAAGCCGGTTTCCCGTTGTTACCACCCTTTGAAGGCAGAAGTGAGGTGGCACCCGGGCCTGCTTTAGATAATGGTTTGTGTTATGAAGACCAAGATCCTGATGAATCAAGGAAAACGCTTGAGCTTGTCGAAGATATGCTAGGCGGCTGTAATCGACTAAAGGGTAGCCAACTTGCCAGCATGGGAATGGCTGATTTTTGGCATGAAGACATGGTATGGCATGGACCGTGGGGAGTCGGGTCTTGTTACGGATTTGAAGAGTTTCAAAAGTATGCTCAAGGGCCATCGGTCGCAAGCTTCCCAGGTCGTACCGGCGGTTATCACAGAGCTCGTATCGCTGATGGTTTAACGGCAGCCTTTACTGGTTGGCCAAGTTTGAAAGGTCACTTCACAGGCAAACCGTTTAGAGGCTTTCAACCTACTGGTGGTGCAATAGGTATGAACATCATGGACTTCTACGTTCGAAGAGATGACAAACTTCATGAAAACTGGGTGCTTATTGACCTCATTGAGTTTGGCCAACAGTGTGGAGTTAATTTACTCGATAAACTTCCCAAATCGACGAATGAATTAGTGGAAGAAATTTAA
- a CDS encoding nuclear transport factor 2 family protein, with translation MSKFQNAKRIVRAYFDAIEQASHENVVNVLKEHTSEDYVFRGVYPFREQEGAQAAAEVFWSPLMKSITRMQRRQDIFIAGENEVESDEVWVMSMGHFMGLFDAEYLGIRPTGKIMNIRYAEFSCVENDKITKTGLFIDLLGVMDQAGCYPLPPSTGRHFVYPGPRNHDGLLFEDAKPEEGVQTLALVNQMVDDLSTLNESGSMGCPPEVLEKTWSKDMLWYGPCGIGATYTIPRYQQQHQLPFRQNLKDKTFNGHVCRFAEGKFACFFGWPNLSNTPIGGFLGMTGGETRAHMQVVDVYYREDDKLSENWVLIDLPYWLKQQGLDVLERTASIMNPSY, from the coding sequence ATGTCTAAATTTCAAAATGCAAAACGTATTGTTCGAGCCTACTTTGACGCTATTGAACAAGCAAGTCATGAAAACGTGGTCAATGTACTTAAGGAACATACCTCTGAAGATTATGTTTTTCGCGGCGTCTACCCATTCCGAGAGCAAGAGGGTGCGCAGGCAGCGGCAGAGGTATTTTGGTCGCCACTAATGAAATCAATAACGCGCATGCAGCGTCGCCAAGATATTTTCATTGCTGGCGAAAATGAAGTTGAGAGCGATGAAGTGTGGGTTATGAGTATGGGCCATTTTATGGGACTCTTTGACGCCGAGTATTTAGGGATTCGCCCAACCGGGAAAATCATGAATATCCGCTATGCAGAATTTAGCTGCGTAGAAAATGACAAGATAACAAAAACAGGTCTGTTCATTGATTTATTGGGTGTAATGGATCAAGCCGGCTGTTACCCACTACCTCCATCTACAGGACGACACTTTGTTTATCCGGGGCCAAGAAATCATGATGGTTTACTGTTTGAAGATGCTAAACCGGAAGAAGGCGTTCAGACACTAGCGCTTGTGAACCAGATGGTGGATGACCTTTCAACACTGAATGAAAGTGGTTCTATGGGCTGCCCACCTGAGGTTTTAGAGAAAACATGGTCTAAAGATATGCTCTGGTATGGACCTTGCGGAATTGGTGCAACTTATACAATTCCGCGTTATCAACAACAGCATCAACTGCCATTTCGACAAAACCTTAAAGATAAGACATTTAATGGGCACGTTTGTCGATTTGCCGAGGGAAAATTCGCCTGTTTCTTTGGTTGGCCTAACCTATCCAACACACCGATAGGTGGTTTTTTGGGTATGACGGGCGGCGAAACGCGAGCTCATATGCAAGTCGTGGATGTGTATTATCGAGAAGACGATAAGCTGTCAGAGAACTGGGTTCTGATCGATCTCCCATACTGGTTAAAGCAGCAAGGGTTAGATGTACTCGAACGAACGGCTAGTATTATGAACCCTAGTTACTAA
- a CDS encoding ABC transporter ATP-binding protein: protein MARIQLKSLTKKWGKVYGVNDVNLDIKDQEFVVFLGPSGCGKTTTMRMIAGLEDPSSGEIHIGDRVVNELDPKDRDVAMVFQSYGLYPNLTIYENIRFPLKVRKVDAATHDERVKRAAEMVELGDLLDRYPRELSGGQRQRVALARAVVREPTVFLMDEPLSNLDAKLRVSTRAQLKHLQHELKVTTIYVTHDQIEAMTLADRVVVMNGGEIQQVGTPTEIYNNPANVFVASFIGSPAMNLVEGTIKDGVFEAENIRISGLSTEVTGDVILGYRAEDAQVTEHQALNSVPLYNSYSELGSAARKRQEFEPQIAVSAPVYSMELLGDATMVTVKTGSALFAAKADKHFRIDIDQPISFELDVSHCHLFDKQTGQRI from the coding sequence GTGGCTAGAATACAACTGAAATCCCTTACTAAGAAGTGGGGAAAAGTCTACGGTGTAAACGACGTCAATCTAGACATTAAAGACCAAGAGTTCGTGGTTTTTCTTGGGCCGTCAGGATGCGGTAAGACAACAACGATGCGCATGATTGCGGGCTTGGAAGACCCTTCAAGTGGGGAAATTCACATTGGAGATCGCGTGGTTAATGAACTTGATCCCAAGGACAGAGACGTCGCAATGGTATTCCAAAGCTATGGTCTGTACCCCAACCTCACCATCTACGAAAATATTCGTTTTCCACTTAAAGTTCGAAAAGTTGATGCTGCGACTCACGATGAAAGAGTTAAGCGTGCAGCAGAAATGGTGGAGTTAGGGGATCTTCTTGATCGTTATCCTAGAGAACTATCGGGTGGGCAACGACAACGTGTAGCCCTCGCACGAGCTGTTGTACGTGAACCTACCGTATTCCTGATGGACGAACCTTTATCCAACCTAGATGCCAAGCTTAGAGTATCAACACGCGCTCAATTGAAGCATCTTCAGCATGAGCTAAAAGTCACCACCATTTACGTTACCCACGATCAGATCGAAGCAATGACACTTGCTGACCGAGTAGTTGTAATGAATGGTGGAGAGATTCAACAAGTAGGTACTCCAACCGAAATTTATAACAACCCCGCCAACGTATTCGTGGCAAGTTTTATAGGCTCACCTGCTATGAACTTGGTCGAGGGCACCATTAAAGACGGTGTCTTTGAAGCAGAGAATATCCGTATCAGTGGCTTAAGCACAGAGGTGACGGGTGACGTTATCTTGGGTTATCGAGCAGAGGATGCGCAAGTTACAGAACATCAAGCACTCAATTCTGTACCGCTTTACAACAGCTACAGCGAACTTGGGTCAGCGGCTCGAAAACGCCAAGAGTTTGAGCCTCAGATTGCGGTCAGCGCACCGGTTTATAGTATGGAACTGTTGGGTGATGCCACAATGGTGACGGTTAAAACGGGAAGTGCACTGTTTGCGGCGAAAGCCGATAAGCATTTCAGAATTGATATCGACCAGCCGATTAGTTTTGAGCTCGATGTCTCGCATTGTCATCTATTCGACAAACAAACCGGTCAAAGAATCTAG
- a CDS encoding ester cyclase: MEMKGFNPKWKDFPDYIIGVTKEIWEDRGVHTLKHYYAPDIIVRSPASVVQGNEGVIAATMSTLAELPDRQLFGEDVIWTGTPEQGLLSSHRLLCTATHSHAGAYGAPTGKLIKYRILADCHAINDQINDEWLVRDQGAIALQLGKTPMEYASELIELEGGLERCVQPFTPEIDVQGPYQGAGNKSEWGEAYRDTLTRIMHAEFSVIPTVYDRACIGEYASNRTALSHGEIDHFWLSLRSSLPDAEFKIEHVMGNDDPMMSPRAAIRWSLQGTHSGYGLLGKPTQQPVYIMGISHAEFGPWGIRREYTLIDEVAISKQILLGLG, from the coding sequence ATTGAAATGAAAGGCTTTAATCCTAAATGGAAAGATTTTCCAGATTACATTATTGGTGTAACGAAAGAGATTTGGGAAGATCGTGGTGTGCATACACTAAAACACTATTATGCACCCGATATTATCGTTCGTTCACCAGCTTCAGTAGTACAAGGCAATGAGGGCGTCATTGCTGCGACAATGTCGACTTTAGCTGAATTACCCGATCGCCAACTCTTTGGAGAAGATGTCATTTGGACAGGTACTCCCGAGCAAGGCTTGCTTTCATCACACCGTTTGTTGTGTACCGCAACACATAGCCATGCGGGAGCTTATGGTGCACCTACGGGAAAATTAATTAAGTACAGAATTTTAGCGGATTGTCACGCTATTAACGATCAGATTAATGATGAATGGTTGGTGAGAGACCAAGGTGCTATAGCGCTTCAACTTGGGAAAACGCCAATGGAGTACGCAAGCGAACTCATTGAATTGGAGGGTGGACTGGAGCGCTGTGTTCAGCCCTTTACACCTGAGATAGATGTTCAAGGACCATACCAAGGTGCCGGCAATAAAAGTGAATGGGGTGAGGCGTATCGAGATACGTTGACACGCATCATGCACGCCGAGTTTTCGGTGATTCCAACGGTTTACGACCGAGCTTGTATCGGTGAATACGCTAGCAATCGAACCGCACTATCGCATGGCGAAATAGACCATTTCTGGTTGAGCTTGCGCTCGAGCCTACCCGACGCTGAGTTCAAGATTGAGCACGTGATGGGCAATGACGATCCGATGATGTCGCCAAGAGCCGCTATTCGTTGGTCGTTGCAAGGTACTCACAGCGGTTACGGTTTACTTGGTAAACCAACTCAGCAGCCAGTGTATATAATGGGGATCTCTCATGCCGAGTTTGGACCTTGGGGTATTCGCCGCGAGTACACCTTAATTGATGAGGTAGCGATTTCCAAACAGATTTTACTTGGGCTGGGTTAA
- a CDS encoding ABC transporter substrate-binding protein, whose translation MFKRVLAAVAISSSLLATSAYADCGFTNETEVKSLSASFQAWKVITNEMQKCGNVSAELDNEFKIKQPAAFATQPSLYHIAGVSNETIQPLLNEKTIRPLDDLVAKYGQHLSPNQLIKVDGKIMAIAMMINSQHLIYRQDILDQLKIPTPTTYDEVLSAAKKIRDAGIMEYPLTGTYKTGWNLGMEFTNLYMSYGGQFFDESNQPMVNSEAGKQTLTTMKALTEYMDPEYLIADSTQVQKKLQQDKAAIANLWASRASAVDDEAESLVAGKIAFAAAPSAVPGGKPAATLWWDGMTIAANISDEEAEAAFRTAISTLTPEMANTNSTVATWLVKGYKPSKYSTGSIANAQSGTPAYPASVPMGMMQAALGTTVSNYLVGDTSLEQTLQEIESKYLTTAKESGLL comes from the coding sequence ATGTTTAAAAGAGTTTTAGCCGCGGTTGCCATTAGTTCATCTTTGCTAGCGACTTCCGCGTACGCTGACTGTGGTTTTACTAACGAGACAGAAGTTAAGTCACTCTCTGCGAGCTTTCAAGCGTGGAAAGTGATCACGAATGAGATGCAAAAATGCGGCAATGTATCTGCTGAATTAGATAATGAATTTAAGATTAAACAACCTGCAGCATTCGCAACTCAACCTTCACTTTATCATATTGCAGGGGTATCAAACGAAACGATTCAACCCCTACTCAATGAAAAAACGATTCGTCCATTAGACGATTTGGTAGCCAAATACGGACAGCATTTATCACCAAATCAATTAATTAAAGTCGATGGAAAAATCATGGCGATTGCGATGATGATTAATAGTCAGCACCTCATCTATCGCCAAGACATTTTGGATCAGCTGAAAATTCCGACTCCGACCACTTACGATGAAGTTCTATCAGCAGCGAAAAAGATTCGTGACGCTGGGATTATGGAATACCCTTTAACAGGCACCTATAAAACAGGTTGGAACTTAGGGATGGAGTTTACCAATTTATACATGAGTTATGGTGGTCAGTTTTTTGATGAATCAAACCAACCAATGGTGAATAGTGAAGCTGGTAAGCAAACCCTGACTACTATGAAAGCGTTGACAGAATATATGGATCCGGAATATCTCATTGCCGACTCCACGCAGGTTCAAAAGAAGTTACAACAAGACAAAGCTGCCATAGCCAACCTCTGGGCATCACGCGCAAGTGCCGTCGATGATGAAGCCGAATCTTTAGTCGCGGGTAAAATTGCATTTGCCGCCGCACCATCTGCTGTCCCTGGAGGTAAACCCGCTGCTACCTTATGGTGGGATGGCATGACTATCGCCGCCAACATTAGTGATGAAGAAGCTGAAGCCGCATTTCGCACTGCCATATCGACGCTAACACCTGAGATGGCGAACACCAATAGCACAGTGGCGACATGGCTTGTTAAAGGTTACAAACCAAGTAAGTATTCAACGGGTTCAATTGCTAATGCCCAAAGTGGCACACCTGCTTATCCTGCGTCAGTACCTATGGGAATGATGCAAGCAGCCTTAGGTACAACAGTATCTAACTACCTAGTTGGTGACACATCCCTTGAACAAACCTTGCAAGAAATTGAATCTAAATACCTGACGACCGCTAAGGAATCAGGACTACTGTAA
- a CDS encoding ester cyclase translates to MTTYSSNKALIHTLNEALYDHEPEHFIRLLNETLAPDAIVQMCFPFETLQGPNEYYHQVFAPLISAIPDLEKRTYILMANEANGDEWVGAGGYYTGTFEQPWLDIPPTGKQVSMRFHEFYRIEGGQVVEIQALWDIPELMIQSQSWPLSPSLGREWHVPSPATHDGVMLGEPNEGLTQETFHVVNNMLHGLLKHAEGGAKAMGLESYWHPRCSWYGPSTIGTARGIQGFRKHHQIPFLNAMPDRTTIWGNGVLFAENNYVAFTAWPGMSMTLSGDGWLGIAPSDKEITMRSLDFWRCEGPLIRENWVLVDILDVYNQLGVDVFARMRELNQSRFGYLSQ, encoded by the coding sequence ATGACAACGTATTCATCGAATAAGGCTTTAATTCACACCCTTAACGAAGCACTTTATGATCATGAGCCAGAACATTTTATTCGTTTGTTAAACGAAACTTTAGCGCCTGATGCCATTGTGCAGATGTGTTTCCCTTTTGAAACGTTACAGGGACCAAACGAATACTACCATCAAGTTTTCGCTCCACTTATTTCTGCGATTCCTGATCTTGAAAAGCGGACTTACATTTTGATGGCTAATGAAGCCAACGGCGACGAGTGGGTTGGTGCCGGTGGCTATTACACCGGAACATTTGAACAGCCTTGGCTTGATATTCCCCCTACCGGTAAACAAGTATCGATGCGATTTCATGAATTTTATCGCATTGAAGGCGGACAGGTAGTGGAAATTCAAGCACTATGGGACATTCCTGAGCTTATGATTCAATCTCAATCATGGCCACTCTCTCCGAGCCTCGGCCGAGAGTGGCATGTCCCGTCACCAGCAACTCATGATGGCGTGATGCTAGGTGAACCAAATGAAGGATTGACACAAGAAACCTTTCACGTCGTCAACAATATGCTTCATGGCTTACTCAAACATGCTGAAGGTGGTGCCAAAGCAATGGGACTTGAATCCTACTGGCACCCACGTTGTAGCTGGTATGGACCATCCACCATTGGCACGGCGCGTGGGATTCAAGGTTTTAGAAAACACCATCAGATCCCATTTTTAAATGCGATGCCAGACAGAACCACCATCTGGGGAAATGGCGTATTATTTGCGGAAAATAACTACGTAGCCTTCACTGCATGGCCAGGTATGAGTATGACGCTTTCTGGTGATGGCTGGCTTGGTATTGCGCCAAGTGACAAAGAGATCACGATGCGTAGTTTGGACTTCTGGCGTTGTGAAGGCCCGTTAATTCGAGAAAACTGGGTACTGGTTGATATTCTCGATGTTTACAATCAATTGGGTGTTGACGTATTCGCTCGTATGCGTGAACTCAATCAATCTCGCTTCGGTTATTTGTCCCAATAA